A window of Mesoplasma chauliocola contains these coding sequences:
- a CDS encoding DNA-directed RNA polymerase subunit beta encodes MAYKIKKINRGVERRDYRKVSGNLELPNLIEIQTKTFEWFKTKGIDEVLNEFFAMSSNDMSASLFLEGWEIKEAKISPAKAKEQSKIYDAPIYVDLQLMFTKTEDISKEFEEIVEKDVKKILTNWISSKTESKNVTLVKNTENIYFFEAKLKGTEKNDLFQITILEEKEDIIVADVIVRKWGQVFFGDFPLMTDSGTFVINGSQKVIVSQLVRSPGSYFKTEINNKTGENIYNGDIIPSRGTWLEFETDTKKTAETTNSLFVKIDKSRKTTATSFLKILGLDRDTILNIFDKDTVIVETLKNDNDTGDTYADWAQHVQEIYKKIRQGETATSDGASKYINGLLFDRRKYDLTKAGRFKLQQKLSVKNRLIGRILAEDIVDARGTVLIAKNTEVSKANIKEVSDALSQEDVMVSSIEYREDIPGSRKIQKVKVYKDNNAKDETFTLVGITSNSKEEHITVVDIVATVSYLLGLEYNIGEYDDIDNLANRRVRTVGELLQNQFRMGLTRIDKNVKEKLSTSDLYKVKVSTIINAKPLTAVIGEFFNLSQLSQFMDQINPLAELTNKRRLTALGPGGLSRDRASLEVRDVHPSHYGRICPIETPEGPNIGLINNLSTYAIVDELGFIRTPYLKVIDSVIQAEHEYLSADEEKEYIISQSNVTKDENGKILDETVVSRYKGDDYIARVEEVQFIDVSPKQIVSVATSAIPFLENDDANRALMGANMQRQAVPTIVPESPFVGTGIEFEAARDSGVCIVAVENGIVKYVDAKQITVESKSGIKTYTLANFERSNNGSSIVQKPIVKVGDSIEKGQIIADGPSVDNGELALGQNVVVAFTTYNGYNFEDAIVMSERVIMEDKFTSVHIDEYVLEVRNTKQGAEEITAEIPNISDNAKKYLDSEGIVAIGTEVKTGDILVGKVTPKGQTQLSPEDKLLHAIFGEKSRSVKDNSLKVPNGGEGIVQSVQRFKAKSAANPDGIDLPADVLEVIKVYIVQKRKIQEGDKMSGRHGNKGIISKVLPVEDMPHLEDGTPVDILLNPQGIPSRMNIGQILEIHLGMAAKKLGVKIATPVFEGVNSNDLDEIMAEAGMENYGKVKLIDGQTGEIIDKPISVGVMYMLKLSHMVDDKLHARSVGPYSLITQQPLGGKAQNGGQRFGEMEVWALEAYGAAHTLREILTIKSDDLKGRTKTYEAIVRSRQIPTPGTPESFNVLSKEIMGLGFDIYLLDEKGNKSQINAYDDDVDSINDEDIKHASVDKLTFEESISLVEIEDLDSFEEVDESEINLSFEQE; translated from the coding sequence ATGGCATATAAAATTAAAAAAATAAACCGTGGCGTTGAAAGACGTGATTATAGAAAAGTTTCAGGTAATCTAGAATTGCCAAACTTAATTGAAATTCAAACAAAAACTTTTGAATGATTCAAAACAAAAGGTATTGATGAAGTTTTAAATGAATTCTTTGCAATGAGTTCAAATGATATGAGTGCTTCTCTTTTCTTAGAAGGATGAGAAATTAAAGAAGCTAAAATATCTCCCGCAAAAGCAAAAGAACAATCAAAAATTTATGATGCACCAATTTATGTAGACTTACAGTTAATGTTTACAAAGACTGAAGATATTTCAAAAGAATTTGAAGAAATTGTAGAAAAAGATGTTAAGAAAATATTAACTAATTGAATTTCTAGTAAAACAGAGTCTAAAAATGTTACTTTAGTTAAAAATACAGAAAACATTTATTTCTTTGAAGCGAAATTAAAAGGTACAGAAAAAAATGACTTATTCCAAATAACAATTTTGGAAGAAAAAGAAGACATTATTGTAGCTGATGTAATTGTTAGAAAATGAGGCCAAGTATTCTTTGGTGATTTCCCATTAATGACTGACTCTGGAACATTTGTTATTAATGGTTCACAAAAAGTTATTGTTTCTCAATTAGTTAGATCTCCAGGATCATATTTTAAAACTGAAATTAACAACAAAACAGGGGAGAATATTTATAATGGAGATATTATTCCAAGTCGTGGTACATGATTAGAATTTGAAACAGATACTAAAAAAACAGCAGAAACAACAAATTCATTGTTTGTAAAGATTGATAAATCAAGAAAAACAACTGCAACTTCATTCTTGAAAATATTAGGTTTAGACAGAGATACAATCCTAAATATTTTTGATAAAGATACAGTTATTGTTGAAACATTGAAAAATGACAATGATACAGGTGATACATATGCTGACTGAGCACAACACGTTCAAGAAATTTATAAAAAAATTAGACAAGGTGAAACAGCTACTTCAGATGGAGCATCTAAATACATTAATGGATTATTATTTGACCGTAGAAAATATGATTTAACAAAAGCCGGAAGATTTAAATTGCAACAAAAATTATCAGTTAAAAATCGTTTAATTGGAAGAATATTGGCTGAAGATATTGTTGATGCAAGGGGAACAGTTTTAATTGCCAAAAATACAGAAGTTTCAAAAGCAAATATTAAAGAAGTTTCAGATGCATTATCACAAGAAGACGTAATGGTTTCTTCAATTGAATATAGAGAAGACATCCCAGGATCACGTAAAATTCAAAAAGTTAAAGTTTACAAAGATAACAATGCAAAAGATGAAACATTTACATTAGTTGGTATTACTTCTAATTCAAAAGAAGAACATATTACAGTTGTTGATATCGTAGCTACAGTTTCATACTTGCTAGGATTGGAATATAACATTGGTGAATATGATGATATTGACAACTTAGCTAACCGTCGTGTTAGAACAGTTGGTGAATTATTACAAAATCAATTTAGAATGGGATTAACTCGTATTGATAAAAATGTTAAAGAAAAACTCTCAACAAGTGATTTATACAAAGTTAAAGTTTCAACAATTATTAATGCAAAACCATTAACAGCAGTTATTGGTGAGTTCTTTAATTTATCTCAATTATCACAATTTATGGATCAAATTAACCCATTAGCAGAATTAACAAATAAACGTAGATTAACTGCTTTAGGACCTGGGGGATTATCAAGAGACCGTGCCAGCTTAGAAGTGCGTGACGTTCACCCTTCTCACTATGGAAGAATCTGTCCTATTGAAACTCCAGAGGGACCAAACATTGGATTGATTAACAACTTATCAACTTATGCAATCGTTGATGAATTAGGATTTATTCGAACACCATACTTAAAAGTAATTGATAGTGTTATCCAAGCAGAACATGAATACTTATCAGCTGATGAAGAAAAAGAATACATTATTTCTCAATCAAACGTTACAAAAGATGAAAATGGAAAAATTTTAGACGAAACTGTTGTTTCTCGCTACAAAGGTGATGATTACATTGCTAGAGTGGAAGAAGTTCAATTTATTGACGTTTCTCCTAAACAAATTGTTTCAGTTGCAACATCAGCAATTCCATTCTTGGAAAACGATGATGCTAACCGTGCGCTTATGGGTGCTAACATGCAACGTCAAGCAGTACCTACAATCGTACCTGAATCACCATTTGTAGGAACAGGAATTGAATTTGAAGCAGCAAGAGACTCAGGAGTATGTATTGTTGCAGTTGAAAATGGTATTGTTAAATACGTTGATGCAAAACAAATTACTGTTGAATCAAAATCAGGAATTAAAACATATACTTTAGCAAACTTTGAACGTTCAAATAACGGAAGTTCAATTGTTCAAAAACCAATCGTTAAAGTTGGGGATTCAATCGAAAAAGGGCAAATTATTGCTGATGGGCCTTCTGTTGATAATGGAGAATTAGCTTTAGGGCAAAACGTTGTTGTTGCATTTACTACATATAATGGTTACAACTTCGAAGATGCTATTGTTATGTCTGAAAGAGTTATCATGGAAGATAAATTTACCTCAGTACATATTGATGAATATGTTTTAGAAGTTCGTAATACAAAACAAGGTGCTGAAGAAATTACAGCAGAAATTCCAAACATTAGTGATAATGCTAAAAAATACTTAGATAGTGAAGGAATTGTTGCTATTGGAACTGAAGTTAAAACAGGAGATATTTTAGTTGGTAAAGTAACTCCAAAAGGACAAACTCAATTATCACCAGAAGATAAATTATTACATGCTATCTTTGGAGAAAAATCAAGATCAGTTAAAGATAACTCATTAAAAGTTCCAAATGGTGGAGAAGGAATTGTTCAATCTGTTCAAAGATTTAAAGCTAAATCAGCAGCAAATCCAGATGGTATTGATTTACCAGCAGATGTATTAGAAGTTATTAAAGTTTACATAGTTCAAAAACGTAAAATCCAAGAAGGGGATAAAATGTCAGGACGTCACGGTAACAAAGGGATTATCTCAAAAGTGTTACCAGTTGAAGACATGCCTCACTTAGAAGACGGAACACCAGTTGATATTCTATTGAACCCTCAAGGGATACCTTCACGTATGAACATTGGTCAAATCTTAGAAATTCACTTAGGAATGGCTGCTAAAAAATTAGGGGTTAAAATTGCAACTCCAGTTTTTGAAGGAGTTAACAGTAATGACTTAGATGAAATTATGGCTGAAGCTGGAATGGAAAATTACGGTAAAGTTAAATTAATTGATGGTCAAACAGGTGAAATAATTGATAAACCAATCTCAGTTGGAGTTATGTACATGTTAAAACTTTCACACATGGTTGATGACAAGTTACATGCAAGAAGTGTTGGACCTTACTCATTAATTACTCAACAACCTCTTGGTGGAAAAGCACAAAACGGAGGACAACGTTTTGGAGAAATGGAAGTTTGAGCCTTAGAAGCCTATGGTGCTGCGCACACTCTAAGAGAAATCTTAACTATTAAATCAGATGACTTAAAAGGTCGTACAAAAACTTATGAAGCAATCGTTAGATCAAGACAAATTCCTACACCTGGAACACCTGAATCATTTAACGTTCTTTCAAAAGAAATTATGGGATTAGGATTTGATATTTATCTATTAGATGAAAAAGGAAACAAATCTCAAATTAATGCTTATGATGATGATGTAGATTCAATCAATGATGAAGATATCAAACATGCATCAGTAGATAAATTAACTTTCGAAGAATCAATTTCACTTGTTGAAATCGAAGACTTAGATAGTTTTGAAGAAGTAGATGAAAGTGAAATTAACCTTTCATTTGAACAAGAATAG